From Sphingopyxis sp. USTB-05, the proteins below share one genomic window:
- the rpoN gene encoding RNA polymerase factor sigma-54 translates to MALGPRLDLRQSQSLVMTPQLQQAIKLLALSNLELEAYLAEALEGNPLLDTASADSDGSAGDPEFTPGGDAPTTEAASLDTDQALSADGGTANDLDVDLAADSFHHDSASDNVGLSGSSEDIDFDSFAEHDGTLHDHLMAQVGERFGGIEAIVAGQLVALIDEAGYLRADLAELAAQLGVPLALIEEVLAVIQYFDPSGVGGRDLAECIAIQAREADRYDPAMATMIAHLDLVAKGAFPQLKRICGVDDEDLADMIRELRGYDPKPGLKFGGEGAPAVVPDLYIRQTANGWAVEINGGTLPRLLVNRRYYTELAQGAAAKSKAWLSEQLAGANWLVRALDQRQRTIVKVASAIVKQQEGFFLHGVAHMRPLTLRQVAEEIGMHESTVSRVTSNKYLSCARGLFELKYFFSSGISATEGDGAVSAEAVKSRIKAMIEAEDAKAILSDETIAQKLSAEGHDIARRTVVKYREAMGYGSSVQRRRQKALAG, encoded by the coding sequence ATGGCGTTGGGTCCGCGCCTCGATCTCCGCCAGTCGCAATCGCTGGTGATGACGCCGCAGCTGCAGCAAGCGATCAAGCTGCTGGCGCTGTCGAACCTTGAACTCGAAGCCTATCTGGCCGAGGCGCTCGAGGGCAATCCGCTGCTCGACACCGCCTCGGCCGACAGCGACGGCAGCGCGGGCGATCCCGAATTCACGCCCGGCGGCGACGCACCGACGACCGAAGCCGCGTCGCTCGACACCGATCAGGCATTGTCCGCCGATGGCGGCACCGCGAACGACCTCGACGTCGACCTCGCCGCCGACAGCTTTCATCACGACAGCGCTAGCGACAATGTCGGGCTGTCGGGATCTAGTGAGGATATCGATTTCGACAGCTTTGCCGAACATGACGGCACGCTCCACGACCATCTGATGGCGCAAGTCGGCGAGCGCTTTGGCGGCATCGAAGCGATCGTCGCGGGCCAGCTCGTCGCACTGATCGACGAGGCGGGATATCTTCGCGCCGACCTTGCCGAACTTGCGGCGCAGCTCGGCGTACCGCTTGCACTGATCGAAGAAGTGCTCGCCGTCATCCAGTACTTCGACCCATCGGGCGTCGGGGGCCGCGACCTTGCCGAATGTATTGCGATCCAGGCGCGCGAGGCCGACCGCTACGACCCCGCAATGGCGACGATGATCGCGCACCTCGATCTGGTCGCAAAAGGCGCCTTCCCGCAACTGAAGCGTATCTGCGGGGTCGACGATGAAGATCTTGCCGACATGATTCGCGAACTGCGCGGCTATGATCCGAAACCCGGCCTCAAATTCGGCGGTGAGGGCGCGCCGGCGGTCGTCCCCGATCTTTATATCCGCCAGACCGCAAACGGCTGGGCGGTCGAGATCAACGGCGGCACGCTGCCGCGGCTGCTCGTCAATCGCCGATATTACACCGAACTCGCGCAAGGCGCGGCGGCGAAAAGCAAGGCGTGGCTGTCCGAACAGCTTGCGGGCGCAAACTGGCTGGTGCGCGCGCTCGACCAGCGCCAGCGGACGATCGTCAAGGTCGCCAGCGCAATCGTGAAGCAGCAGGAGGGCTTTTTCCTGCATGGCGTCGCGCATATGCGTCCGCTGACCCTGCGGCAGGTGGCCGAGGAAATCGGCATGCACGAATCGACCGTAAGCCGCGTCACGAGCAACAAATATCTGAGCTGCGCACGCGGGCTGTTCGAACTTAAATATTTCTTCTCGAGCGGCATTTCGGCGACCGAGGGCGACGGCGCGGTATCGGCCGAAGCGGTGAAAAGCCGGATCAAGGCGATGATCGAGGCAGAGGATGCGAAGGCGATTCTCTCCGACGAGACGATCGCGCAAAAACTGTCGGCCGAGGGGCATGACATCGCACGGCGCACCGTCGTCAAATATCGCGAGGCGATGGGCTATGGCTCGTCGGTGCAAAGGCGGCGGCAAAAAGCTTTGGCGGGTTAG
- a CDS encoding DUF805 domain-containing protein codes for MASFARRFFPVGRCTRGRLIGVLFLISIAKFLVDLGSHGRIELTFNLGFSFDALSNPASYPLWRVFVEVVVGLIIAYMVVGRLHDISRPGWWLAVIIALPFIGEAIGLPEIAFLSLIIWLALLFWSPTIGPNIYGPDPRGWKSREHYDTQLAELNRPQGTNDQTAAR; via the coding sequence GTGGCGTCGTTCGCTCGCCGTTTCTTTCCCGTTGGCCGATGCACGCGCGGCCGGCTTATCGGCGTGCTGTTTCTGATCAGCATTGCGAAATTCCTGGTCGACCTTGGAAGCCATGGACGAATCGAGCTGACATTCAATTTGGGGTTCAGCTTCGATGCACTGTCCAATCCCGCGAGCTACCCCCTGTGGCGCGTCTTCGTGGAGGTCGTGGTTGGCTTAATCATTGCTTATATGGTGGTGGGGCGGCTCCACGATATTTCGCGTCCGGGCTGGTGGCTTGCGGTCATCATCGCCTTGCCCTTTATCGGAGAGGCGATTGGCTTGCCCGAAATCGCCTTTCTGTCGCTCATCATCTGGCTCGCGCTGCTGTTCTGGTCTCCCACGATCGGGCCAAATATTTATGGTCCGGATCCGCGTGGATGGAAGTCGCGCGAGCATTATGACACGCAACTCGCGGAGCTGAATCGGCCGCAAGGCACGAACGATCAAACGGCGGCGAGGTAA
- the ykgO gene encoding type B 50S ribosomal protein L36 encodes MKIRNSLKSLKDRHRDNRVIRRRGRTYVINKTNRRFKARQG; translated from the coding sequence ATGAAGATTCGCAACAGCCTGAAGTCGCTGAAGGACCGCCACCGGGATAACCGCGTTATCCGCCGCCGTGGCCGCACCTATGTGATCAACAAGACCAACCGCCGCTTCAAGGCGCGCCAGGGCTGA
- a CDS encoding S9 family peptidase, whose protein sequence is MRPHDLTLHGKTLSDPYHWLRDESYPTVDDKDVLDYVKAENAYFDAAMKPHAALVETLFQEMKGRIKEADSSVPQKDGDWVYWVEYEEGAEYKKWYRKPLAGGEASLILDEVAMAAGKDYFRLAEVSVSPNGKLMAYSFDDNGSERFEARVRNLETGELLPDTIPGTLSSLVWTSGNDAILYGLANENWRTDNVRLHKLGTPVSDDKLLYKEADIGFGVGIGKTAADNYIVIATGDNETSEVYLLPADNPEAKMQLVSARKKGREYSVDEREGTLYIHTNDEHPNFRVATADIKAPGTWKTLIPGSNDNYLTGLSIFRDYFVIESREKGVDQVDIRKYDAPLNPGRIKFPEATYVAGLGDNPEYHQDKLRLDYESMVTPDTVFDYDLASGKLETLKVQEIPSGYNHEEYVTELVNMPSRDGTPVPVSLVYKKGTPRDGSAPMHLYVYGSYGYRVPPGFSTTRLSLVDRGMIYAIAHVRGGDDLGRAWYLAGKTDHRKNTFNDFVDVAKGLIAAKYTSAGKISIEGRSAGGQVMGAVYNQAPELWGAVLAGVPFVDVINTMVDETLPLTPGEWPEWGNPITDKAAFDYMLSYSPYDNVTAKAYPPMLVSAGLNDPRVTYWEPAKWVAKLRATRTNDATLLLRTNMGAGHAGKSGRWGALREDAEEFAFVLTQLGVEK, encoded by the coding sequence ATGCGCCCGCACGACTTGACGCTGCACGGCAAGACGCTGTCCGATCCTTATCACTGGCTGCGGGACGAAAGCTATCCGACCGTCGATGACAAGGATGTGCTCGATTATGTGAAAGCTGAAAACGCCTATTTCGACGCCGCGATGAAGCCGCACGCCGCGCTGGTCGAAACCTTGTTCCAGGAGATGAAGGGCCGCATCAAGGAAGCCGATTCCTCGGTGCCGCAGAAGGACGGCGACTGGGTTTACTGGGTCGAATATGAAGAGGGCGCCGAGTATAAGAAATGGTATCGCAAGCCCCTGGCTGGCGGCGAGGCGTCCTTGATCCTCGACGAGGTCGCAATGGCCGCGGGCAAGGATTACTTCCGCCTTGCCGAAGTGTCGGTCAGCCCGAACGGCAAGCTGATGGCCTATTCGTTCGACGACAATGGCTCCGAACGGTTCGAGGCGCGCGTCCGCAATCTGGAGACGGGCGAGTTGCTGCCCGACACGATCCCCGGCACGCTCTCGTCGCTGGTGTGGACGTCGGGCAACGACGCGATCCTCTATGGCCTCGCGAACGAGAATTGGCGCACCGACAATGTCCGGCTGCACAAGCTCGGCACCCCCGTGAGCGACGATAAATTGCTCTACAAGGAGGCCGACATCGGTTTCGGCGTCGGAATCGGGAAGACCGCCGCCGACAATTATATCGTGATCGCGACGGGCGATAACGAGACGAGCGAGGTCTATCTGCTTCCCGCCGACAATCCGGAGGCGAAGATGCAACTCGTGTCGGCGCGCAAGAAGGGCCGCGAGTACAGCGTCGATGAACGCGAGGGGACGCTCTACATTCATACCAACGACGAGCATCCCAACTTCCGTGTCGCGACCGCGGACATCAAGGCGCCCGGAACGTGGAAGACCCTGATCCCCGGATCGAACGATAATTACCTCACCGGCCTCTCGATCTTTCGCGACTATTTCGTGATCGAATCGCGCGAGAAGGGTGTCGATCAGGTCGATATCCGCAAATATGATGCGCCGCTGAACCCCGGCAGGATCAAATTTCCCGAGGCTACTTACGTCGCGGGGCTTGGCGACAATCCCGAATATCATCAGGACAAGCTGCGCCTGGATTATGAATCGATGGTGACCCCCGATACGGTGTTCGACTATGATCTCGCGAGCGGGAAGCTTGAGACGCTGAAGGTTCAGGAAATTCCTTCCGGTTATAATCATGAAGAATATGTAACCGAACTGGTAAATATGCCCTCGCGCGACGGCACGCCGGTTCCGGTGTCGCTCGTCTACAAGAAGGGCACGCCGCGCGACGGCAGCGCACCGATGCACCTCTATGTTTATGGCTCATACGGCTACCGCGTCCCGCCGGGTTTCTCGACGACGCGTCTCAGCCTCGTCGATCGCGGGATGATCTATGCCATTGCGCATGTTCGCGGCGGCGACGATCTTGGCCGCGCCTGGTATCTCGCGGGCAAGACCGATCATCGCAAGAATACGTTCAATGATTTCGTCGATGTCGCCAAAGGCCTGATCGCCGCCAAATATACCAGCGCAGGCAAGATTTCGATCGAGGGCCGCTCCGCGGGCGGACAGGTGATGGGCGCGGTCTATAATCAGGCGCCCGAATTGTGGGGCGCGGTGCTCGCCGGTGTGCCCTTCGTCGACGTGATCAATACGATGGTCGACGAGACGCTGCCGCTGACCCCGGGCGAATGGCCCGAATGGGGCAATCCGATCACCGACAAGGCGGCGTTCGATTATATGTTGAGCTACAGCCCGTACGATAATGTGACGGCGAAGGCTTATCCGCCGATGCTCGTCTCGGCCGGCCTCAACGATCCGCGCGTGACCTATTGGGAGCCTGCGAAGTGGGTCGCGAAGCTGCGCGCGACGCGCACCAACGACGCGACGCTGCTGCTGCGCACCAACATGGGCGCGGGCCACGCAGGCAAATCGGGACGCTGGGGCGCGCTGCGCGAGGATGCCGAGGAGTTCGCCTTCGTGCTGACGCAGTTGGGTGTGGAGAAATAG
- a CDS encoding HAD family phosphatase, giving the protein MIRQSVIFDVGRVLFDWDLRYLFAKLIAEKDELEWFVTNVVTPQWHFQHDAGRPLADMLPELKTEFPGHDALIDAYATRFNETIPGPMPGSLELVERLDATGVPLFAITNFGHEFWEAFRPTQPVFDCFRDIIVSGTEKLLKPDPAIYRLAIERFGIDPAGAIFIDDVAANVAGAEAVGIAGHQFVDAPTLERDLVARGYLAAV; this is encoded by the coding sequence ATGATTCGCCAGAGCGTGATCTTCGACGTCGGCCGCGTCCTGTTCGACTGGGACCTGCGCTATCTGTTCGCCAAGCTGATCGCCGAAAAAGACGAGCTCGAATGGTTCGTGACCAATGTCGTCACGCCGCAATGGCATTTTCAGCACGACGCGGGCCGCCCGCTTGCCGACATGCTGCCCGAGCTCAAAACCGAGTTTCCGGGGCATGACGCGCTGATCGACGCCTATGCGACGCGTTTCAACGAGACGATTCCCGGCCCGATGCCCGGCAGCCTCGAACTCGTCGAACGACTCGACGCTACCGGGGTCCCGCTGTTCGCGATCACCAATTTCGGGCATGAATTCTGGGAAGCGTTCCGCCCGACCCAGCCGGTCTTTGATTGCTTCCGCGATATTATAGTGTCGGGAACCGAAAAACTGCTGAAGCCAGACCCCGCGATTTACCGCCTCGCGATAGAGCGATTCGGCATCGACCCCGCGGGCGCGATTTTCATCGACGATGTTGCCGCGAATGTCGCGGGCGCCGAAGCGGTCGGCATCGCGGGTCACCAGTTCGTCGATGCGCCGACGCTGGAGCGCGATCTGGTCGCGCGGGGTTACCTCGCCGCCGTTTGA